The DNA sequence CTCGAGCCTGAAGAAGAACACCGCGTTCGTGAAGCGGCTGAAGCAGTTCACCGCCCAGCAGCTGCCGTCGCTGATGCAGGACGTGTCCGGGCTGAACCTGACCAAGTACATCTCGGAGGTGAGCGCGGCCCTGGTCGAGGCGAAGCTGAAGATGAGCGACATCGGCGCGGTGCTGACGCTGTGCAACTATCTGCACCGGCACTACGCCGAGTTCGGGCCGACGCTGCTCGAGAACTGGCAGCGGCTGCTGCCGATCAAGCCGGGCGAGAAGGTGCCGAACCCGAGCAAGATGCGGGTCGACCTGCGCTTCTACGCCGAGCTGATCAGCGTCGGCATCTTTCCGAACAAGACCGGGCTGCCGCTGCTCGGCGCCTGCCTCACCGGGCTGATCGCGCAGGACAAGGAGGAGCACGTCAACCTGTCGATCGTGCTGTCCTTCTGCAAGCACTGCGGCGACGAGTACGCCGGGCTGGTGCCGAGCCGCATGACCGCACTGGCGAAGAAGTACGGCGTGCCGATGCCCGTCTCGCCCCTGCTGCCGCCCGACCGGCAGGGCAACCTGCGCAATCTGCTGCGCGACTACTACCAGTCGCTGGCGGAGCATTTGCGCACCGAGCAcaagcagctgcagctggcGGAGAAGTCGCGCCGCAAGATGCTGCAGTCGAAGGGCGAGGTGACGGCGGAAAAGCGCGAACAGCTCGCCCAGCTGCAGGCGTCGTACGAGAAGCTGCACGCGTCGACCGGCACGCTCGCCGATCTGCTCGGCGAGCCGATGCCCGAGCTGGAGGAGCTGCTCGAGCCGGGCACGCCGGGCGGCATCGAGGGCGCGGTGCTGGACGGGCGGGCCGGCGAGGAGCTGCAGTTCGGCACTCTCGACCCGTGGCGGGACGAGGAGACGAAGTCGTTCTACGTCGATCTGCCCGACTTGCGCCAGTTTCTGCCCAACTACTGCGACAAAAGGCAACAGCAGCCGgcgggacagcagcagcagcagcagcagcagcagcagcaggggaAGGGAAGTCAGacggcgcagcagcagcagcaacaacagcagtcgGACAACGAGGAGGACAGTGAGGGGGCGCTCGATCCAGACATGAGTGCGGCCGGGCCGCCCATCACGGAGGAAACGCTCGACATGGAGCTGCCGGAGCTGTACGGCGATCTGGGCGAGCTCGAGTCGGCGGCCAGCTGCCTGCTCGAGGACGACGATGCCGCCTCGACCGCCGACCCGGGGGACGGGGGGACGGGGGCGGCCGGCAGTGGCGGAGCGGCCAGCGGCGGCACGCCGAGCAACCAGGGCAACCGGCGCTACTTCGAGCAGTTCGTGCAGAACCTGCAGAACTGCGTGAACCGCGAGCTGATCGACAACGCCGCGATCGACTTCCTGCTCAACCTGAACACCAAGAGCAAGCGGCGCCGGCTGGTGAAGGTGCTGTTCGGGGTGCAGCGGACCCGGCTCGACCTGCTGCCGATGTACGCGCGGTTCGTCGCGATCGTCGACCTGGTGTCGCCGGACGTCGCCCACGAGCTGTGCCAGATGCTCAAGATCGACTTCAAGTACCACCTGAAGAAGAAGGACCAGATCAACATCGAGACGAAGATCAAGGTGGTGCGGTACATCGGCGAGCTGGTCAAGTTCGGCATCTACAAGAAGCTGGAGGCGCTGTACTGTCTGCGCTGCCTGCTGCACAGCTTCCAGCACCACAACGTCGAGATGACGTGCGCGTTTCTGGAGGTGTGCGGCGTCTACCTGTACAACTGCCCGGACAGCCGGATGCGCACGAACGCGTTCCTCGAGCAGATGATGCGGCTGAAGATGAACACGACCATGCTCGACCGGCACGTGCAGCAGGTGGAGAACGTGTACTACCTGGTGAAGCGGCCGGAGGGGCTGCGGGTGGCGCGGAAGGAGCGCCCGCTGGTGCACACCTACGTCCGGCAGCTGATCTGCCGCGAGCTGGACAAGTCGAACGTGGACAAGATGATCAAGCTGCTGCGCCGGCTCGGCTGGGACGACGAGGGGACGTTCGCGTACGCCGTCCGGTGTCTGTCGCGGGCGTACAACATCCGCTACCATCTGATACGCAGCCTGGCCGACCTGCTGGCCGGGCTGCACTCCTACCAGGAGCGGGCGGTCCTGCACGTCATCGACACCGTGCTGGAGGACATCCGGGCCGGGCTGGAGATACACGACAACAAGCTGGCCCAGCGGCGGGTCGCGATGGTCAAGTATCTCGGCGAGCTGTACAACTACCAGCTGGTCGATGCGGACAACATCCTCAACACGCTCTACTCGATCATCTCGTTCGGCGTGACGCTGACGCACGACGGCCCACCGTCGCTGGTCGATCCGCCCGAGTCGCTGTTCCGGCTGAAGCTGGCCTGCGTGCTGCTCGACACGTGCGGCCAGTACTTTACGACGGGCGAAAACCGGCGCCGGCTCGACTACTTTCTCGTGTTTTTCCAGCAGTACTACTGGTACAAAAAGTCGCACCCATACTTTGCCGGCAGCACGACGGTACCGCCGGCCGGTGGGACCGCCCAGCAACCACctgccggcagcagcaacagcaacagtgagACGGGTGCGCCGCTGCCCGCCGTCTCCGGGCCGACGCGGCCGAGCGTGAAGGACCTCTTTCCGATCCTGATGGACCACATGTACCGGGAGTGCTTGAAGAGCCTGCGGCCGAAGCTGAAGCTGTACGGGAGCTTCGAGCAGGCGAAGGAGGCGGTCGAGGAGCTGCGCCAGAAGCTGCTGCCGGGCGACGCGCTCGAGCGGGCAGCGCAGGAGGGGTCGGCGGCCCAGCGCACGGTGAGCGACGCGCCCGACTCGTCCGACCGGGAGGAGACCTGCTCGCTGCAGTCGGACGACGGTACGGAGGACGACGCCCGGGCGCGGCCgggcgaggaggaggacgggGCGGGCACGCCCTCGCCGGCGGCCGGCGGTGCGaccgacggcgacgacgaggaggacgaggaggacgacgatgaggacgacgacgaggaggacgacgaggaggaggaagaggaggaggaggaggaggaggaggaccgGGAGTACGATGAGGAGGACGAGCGGGCCCTGCAGGacgaggagcaggaggaggaggaggaggaggaggagcggcCGGTGGCGCAGAAGCAGCCGGAGGATCTCGAGTTCGAGCGCGAGTTCGAGCGGATGGCGGCCGAGTACTGCCAGCAGCGGGCGAAGGACGCGGCCAAGGTGAACCCGAAGCACGTGCCGATACCGATCACGTTCCGGAACGATACGAAGAAAACGTACGACCAGCTGCAGGTAGGCCTCGTTGGAAAATTGTATCGAAACACTATTGCAAATGTAATTAAACACCCTGTTTCACCATAGGAACCGACGAACGTGAAGCCGGACACCGTGCCGTTCGCGCTCATGATCAGGAGCAAGGGCAAGCAGCAGACGTACAGGAAGTTCGAAGCGCCCGAGGACAGCCCGCTCGCGCAGTACATACGCGAGCAGGAGCGCAAGCTGCAGGAGGAGAAGGACAGCGTCAAGCGGCTGACGCTCAACATCTCCGAGCggctggaggaggaggactACCAGGAGTCGCTCAACCAGCCGACCCGGCTCGCCGACCCGCTGCGGATGCGGCCGCTCAAGCAGGCCAAGTTCAAGCACCCGAAGGGTGTGCCCGACATCGATGCGATCTTTCACTGAGCACGCGACAAGCACGCGGTGGAAAACAGGACCGGTTCGGTGGCCTTCCCGCGCCccaaaaggggggggggggggggggcctaAAGGCACACACGTGACGGTAGGAGCGACCATGGCCCTTTGCCGGTGTGCAAGCAGGAGAAGGACGTACGTACGCATTCGTGTTGTGTGCTTGCGCCGGGAGAAGCAAAATtgttaaaaagcaaaaaacaaacaaacaagcaaaacccTCTCCCATTCGTTCGCAGTTTGCAGTCGAGAGTTTTGTTGAATGGGACACTGGGATGAGCTGAACGGTTGGCATGCAAAGTGTAAACCCCTTTTTGTGAATAAACTGGCCAGCCATGTTCGGTGCCGGTAGCACTGAACTGCCATGAGCACAGATTGagaacagaaagagagagatagagaaagaaagagagagagagagagagagagagagagagagagagagagagagagagagagagagagagagagagagagagagagagtttgaaACGCTTCAGCTCCAACGAGCAATGCAACGGTCCGTTTGAACGTGTTCTGTGCCGGGGATGTATCGACTGagatttcataaaaaaaaacagccagtTTTGTTCGCTTACAATTTAAATAAGTTTCTTAAATTAGCTTACACTTAAAATAGTATTGCTTATCGGACACAGCATGTTAAGGCGCTAGTTTTGAATGCAATCACTTCAGCTCATTCTGCTCATTCATCTCGACTTTGTGGAGGGACGAAACGTTGTCAAGCAATAAATTGGCTATATAAAAGAATGCTTCAGCCTTATTCCTCGCGGTAAAATGAGCGTGTGTGTTCCACGCACGACCACAATGGAACTGTCAGAACAGGTGACAGCGCATCGAAACTTAGTGATGGGTGAAGAtggactccgatccgactccgataatttTGGATTCGACTCCGTAAGGTAGGTCAGTCCAGCATTATCCGGAGACGTTCAGAGTTGTCCGAGGTCGGTTAGGAGCCGtcggagtcggccggagttGGGAGTGCTTTGTATCGAAGGCCGACTCCCGACGATTCCGACCCCAAACAACTCTGGGCGACTGCGGACGCCTCCAGACGACTGTGAGTCTGCacaactccgggcgactctggacgactctgggcgattccgaacgactccgaacaactccggacCACTACAGACGATTCTGAACGACTCCGTGtgactccggataactccaGGCGACTCTGGACATCTGTgtacgactccgggcgattccgaacgacttcgaacgacttcGACTCAGAACAACTCCGGGTGACTACGGGCGACTATAgacgactacggacgactccgggcaacTCTGGGTGACTCCGGCCGATTCTAGACGACTCTGggcgattccgaacgactccgaatgactacGGACGACTCTGAATGACTGCAgacgactacggacgacttcagacgaaTGTGAGTCCgatcgactctggacgactccaagTGACTCCAGGTACTCCTCGCGACtccaacgactccggacgactgccgacgactccgggcgactgcGGCGaccccggacgactccgactccgaacgccTGATTCTGGACGACCTCGGGCGATtacgaacgactccgaacgactccaggcgactccGAGCTGATGATataatcgattccgattccggagccgattccggagccgattccggaattgattctaGAATTTCCCCGggagccgatttcggagtTGACACCGGAGCCGATTTTGGAGTTGGCTACAGAATCGCtatggaatcggaatcgatctGGAAATCGCAATCTGTTCCGGAAACGTTATCAGAATTGACTTCAAAATTGGAATTAGCCtcggaatgagaatcagttcatgtattaaaataagaagtttcagaagcgaaatcagcccgggaatctccatgagaatggattgTTTACAAAGAAATTTGGATTCTTcgcggctatcaatacgtagcacCATTGGATCCAAAAGCTtattcttatggagatgccgCAGCCGACTCTAATTTCGAagtcgattctgatttcggagctgatccagagccgatttcggaaactgattccggacctactattcGGAATCGAACCAGAAAACTCTGGACTCTTGACGATtacgaacgactccggacgactccgactctgggcAGAActagtcggaatcggactaactacagccggagtcggatccgagtcgtgggtgcgctccaaagagcacatcactaaatCGAAACGCTTTCCCCCGTATTTCCAAGTGTTTACCGCAAGCGAAAGCTCCACAAGTGTCCGACGCTcaagcacaacaacaatcaacaacCGAATCCTCCACCCTCCCTCCCCCTTTAGTGCCCAATTCGCCCACAAATCGATGGCCAACGTGCCGGACGGCGTGCCCCgcgtcctgctgctgctcagtGGCAAGCGTAAATGTGGCAAGGATTTTCTCGCCGACGCGCTCCTGCAACGGTATACGCAAACGGCGCGCTCTTTCTCGCTTGGTCgctttttaaccttttttttctttgctcgcTTTTTCGGGCCAGGCTCGGCACGGACCGGGCCCAGATCGTCCGGATCTCGGAACCGATCAAGCGGCACTGGGCGGAAGCGATGGGCCTGGATTTGGCCGCGCTGCTCAGCGACGGTGCGTACAAGGAGCGGTACCGGCGGCAGATGATCGAGTGGAGCGACGGGCGCCGGCAGGAGGACTACGGTGTGTTTTGTCGCGCCGCCTGCGCCACCATCGACCGGCCGATCTGCATCGTGAGCGACGTGCGGCGCCGGACCGATGTGCGCTACTTCCGCGAGGCGTACGGGCCCGAGACCCGCCTGCGCACCGTGCGGATCGAGGCGAGCGAGCAGGTCCGGCACGGGCGCGGCTGGCAGTTTCAGGCGGGCGTCGACGACGTCCAATCGGAGTGCGATCTCGACGGGTACGCCGGGTGGGATTTGGTGCTGACGAACGAGCGCCCGGACGGGGTGGGCGAGCTGCTCGACCGGCTGGTGCAGCTGGTCGAATGCTGAGAACTGAGAGCACAAATACGTGGGCGGGGGAGGGTGTGGTTTAAACAtaagaaacattttttttatttattccattTATCTGTTAATCTGTTTTAAGGCGTTGGTGGGTAGgtgttgggtttttttgtaataaaatattaaaaaaagaagtgcgctatttttttctttttctcctaaTTCCATCCTAAACTGAAAAAAGAACCCCTACgcatttgaaaaattaaaggAAATCACATTCTATCAGGTAGCCCGGGTTAAAGAAAATCATCGCTACATGTGGCGAGCAAGTACAAAcgaattcaatttaaatttgaaaaaataaaaccggtGCTAAAGCATCTCGATAGTCGcttttgatttaaaatgtttgcgCAAACAACACGCCTCCCCGTGCGTACGAACGACAGAGTTCGGAAACGTGTTAGAATCGCTTTCAGAACTTATAAGAAAATACGTGCTAGTGCTGCTTCTGCTAATGCTGTGGGCAGTTCGGCGCTTTATATTATAAGTTAATGTAtgtttaccccccccccccccccatcatcCCCTTCCTTCAGCACAGTACTAAGTTAATCCTAT is a window from the Anopheles merus strain MAF chromosome X, AmerM5.1, whole genome shotgun sequence genome containing:
- the LOC121593346 gene encoding regulator of nonsense transcripts 2, producing MANGDAEGGGEPAPPAADERPADAPDEEAERAELAAFVAGLQERYQQKALERQQNQSPDRPAEEDFFRYDSSLKKNTAFVKRLKQFTAQQLPSLMQDVSGLNLTKYISEVSAALVEAKLKMSDIGAVLTLCNYLHRHYAEFGPTLLENWQRLLPIKPGEKVPNPSKMRVDLRFYAELISVGIFPNKTGLPLLGACLTGLIAQDKEEHVNLSIVLSFCKHCGDEYAGLVPSRMTALAKKYGVPMPVSPLLPPDRQGNLRNLLRDYYQSLAEHLRTEHKQLQLAEKSRRKMLQSKGEVTAEKREQLAQLQASYEKLHASTGTLADLLGEPMPELEELLEPGTPGGIEGAVLDGRAGEELQFGTLDPWRDEETKSFYVDLPDLRQFLPNYCDKRQQQPAGQQQQQQQQQQQGKGSQTAQQQQQQQQSDNEEDSEGALDPDMSAAGPPITEETLDMELPELYGDLGELESAASCLLEDDDAASTADPGDGGTGAAGSGGAASGGTPSNQGNRRYFEQFVQNLQNCVNRELIDNAAIDFLLNLNTKSKRRRLVKVLFGVQRTRLDLLPMYARFVAIVDLVSPDVAHELCQMLKIDFKYHLKKKDQINIETKIKVVRYIGELVKFGIYKKLEALYCLRCLLHSFQHHNVEMTCAFLEVCGVYLYNCPDSRMRTNAFLEQMMRLKMNTTMLDRHVQQVENVYYLVKRPEGLRVARKERPLVHTYVRQLICRELDKSNVDKMIKLLRRLGWDDEGTFAYAVRCLSRAYNIRYHLIRSLADLLAGLHSYQERAVLHVIDTVLEDIRAGLEIHDNKLAQRRVAMVKYLGELYNYQLVDADNILNTLYSIISFGVTLTHDGPPSLVDPPESLFRLKLACVLLDTCGQYFTTGENRRRLDYFLVFFQQYYWYKKSHPYFAGSTTVPPAGGTAQQPPAGSSNSNSETGAPLPAVSGPTRPSVKDLFPILMDHMYRECLKSLRPKLKLYGSFEQAKEAVEELRQKLLPGDALERAAQEGSAAQRTVSDAPDSSDREETCSLQSDDGTEDDARARPGEEEDGAGTPSPAAGGATDGDDEEDEEDDDEDDDEEDDEEEEEEEEEEEEDREYDEEDERALQDEEQEEEEEEEERPVAQKQPEDLEFEREFERMAAEYCQQRAKDAAKVNPKHVPIPITFRNDTKKTYDQLQEPTNVKPDTVPFALMIRSKGKQQTYRKFEAPEDSPLAQYIREQERKLQEEKDSVKRLTLNISERLEEEDYQESLNQPTRLADPLRMRPLKQAKFKHPKGVPDIDAIFH
- the LOC121591399 gene encoding probable phosphomevalonate kinase, with amino-acid sequence MANVPDGVPRVLLLLSGKRKCGKDFLADALLQRLGTDRAQIVRISEPIKRHWAEAMGLDLAALLSDGAYKERYRRQMIEWSDGRRQEDYGVFCRAACATIDRPICIVSDVRRRTDVRYFREAYGPETRLRTVRIEASEQVRHGRGWQFQAGVDDVQSECDLDGYAGWDLVLTNERPDGVGELLDRLVQLVEC